The proteins below are encoded in one region of Danio rerio strain Tuebingen ecotype United States chromosome 14, GRCz12tu, whole genome shotgun sequence:
- the LOC141377546 gene encoding P2Y purinoceptor 4-like: protein MNYLRKNVSGNFSLPSDSLMPMSSKEVNFSCTFDEEFKYILLPVSYSLVCFFGLILNSVALWMFITKMRPWKPSTVYMFHLALSDTLYVLSLPMLIYYYANRSHWPFGVVLCKIVRFLFYANLYCSILFLTCISVHRYLGICHPIRSLTLIKPRHAHMVCGFVWTAVIACLVPTLILVNTSRNGNSTLCHDTSRPEEFHNFVTYNSVVMVLLFILPFLVIVVCYCLMARALCQPRKGLAQNQQSSSRKKSIKLIIVVLVVFAICFVPFHITRTLYYAYRIFDADCKTLNIVNFSYKITRPLASVNSCLDPILYFLAGDHYRSKLLRVLTRQTPNTRSTAYEYAPNGKNIELAFKNPDAQAGSDSRL, encoded by the coding sequence atgaattatttaaggAAAAATGTCTCAGGCAATTTTTCCCTTCCTTCCGACTCACTGATGCCGATGTCTTCGAAGGAAGTGAACTTCAGCTGTACTTTCGATGAGGAGTTCAAGTATATTCTTCTGCCCGTTTCATATTCCCTGGTGTGTTTCTTCGGACTAATCCTTAACTCTGTGGCTCTGTGGATGTTCATCACTAAGATGAGGCCTTGGAAACCCAGTACGGTGTACATGTTTCATCTGGCCCTGTCAGACACGCTGTATGTGCTCTCCTTGCCTATGCTCATATACTACTATGCAAACCGCAGCCACTGGCCTTTTGGCGTTGTCCTCTGTAAGATCGTACGGTTTCTTTTTTATGCCAACTTATACTGCAGCATCCTTTTTCTCACTTGCATCAGTGTGCATCGCTACCTTGGCATCTGTCACCCTATTCGTTCTCTGACTTTAATAAAGCCACGCCATGCACACATGGTCTGTGGTTTTGTCTGGACAGCGGTGATAGCCTGCCTGGTGCCCACGCTCATTTTAGTCAATACTTCTAGAAATGGAAATAGCACTTTGTGTCACGACACAAGTCGCCCTGAAGAATTTCACAACTTCGTAACCTACAACTCTGTGGTAATGGTGTTGCTTTTTATTCTGCCATTTCTAGTCATCGTGGTTTGCTACTGTTTAATGGCACGGGCCCTTTGCCAACCCCGAAAGGGCCTGGCCCAAAATCAACAAAGTTCATCCCGGAAGAAGTCCATTAAACTCATCATAGTGGTATTGGTTGTGTTTGCAATCTGCTTTGTTCCCTTCCACATCACTCGCACCCTCTACTACGCCTATCGTATTTTTGACGCAGATTGCAAGACTCTTAATATTGTCAACTTTTCATATAAAATCACTCGTCCGCTTGCTAGTGTCAACAGCTGTTTGGACCCTATCCTCTACTTCCTGGCAGGGGATCACTACCGCTCTAAACTCCTCCGAGTGCTCACTAGACAGACTCCGAACACTCGTTCTACTGCGTATGAGTACGCACCTAATGGCAAAAACATCGAACTGGCCTTTAAGAACCCAGATGCCCAAGCTGGCAGTGATTCGAGACTCTAG